In a genomic window of Chryseobacterium sp. G0162:
- a CDS encoding AAA family ATPase produces MIQIVHTFPEITEDPFKPIAFANQSYPYNQISSDRRFEELLYSIAKAQLGRGQFIEFDEVSLMSGVSEKGRDCSLFYNGNTNGLIQCKKYDKNLDKNNFGKEITKFVLYSLLTEDILQDPDNFTYFIAVSKGFTVDCSDFIDAFRSLIGTEESLSSWVNYNINKYESLKQLQLKIDETLQQVRDVLSRINVKKINTPDLDAYLSDPRSAHLCTLFFEVRTVTDNSVIMEVKELLLEKLVDQSKEDIKIDQQLDTGSLSLKSERNEFSEINDSHIEREETDQLFKWIKKNPERDNENRALNLCLLVANAGMGKTVILKDLYDRLRANDIPVLGLKADKLAATSIKELQDKIGLSIPIFEFIEKCKQKYKTTVILIDQIDALSQSMSTDRSYLQVFKSVIEQYRHDENIRIIISIRTFDLHYDPALQVYRNIETVTVNPLTEGQVLTQLAKLDVHRNMLNSKLLELLKIPNHLNVFSRIYKSNHGSLGLKTLHDMYLELWSQKITNLSPKEPADRKLTRELLYKIADKMFSIQHITVSELQFEDYVQELSYLKSERLLKKEENQLQFFHQSFYDFVFAKQFVERGLDLRDYIKNNGQTLHLRSAVKMILNYLRDFDQTIYLKTLKDIFYDSQILFHIKHMILSSVLFHETPLAQETAIVKEAVKESYHLMILFFQHAHSQYWFHFADRNSFLEILDGNFNIIPKSRYLQPKEQTLLKNKASDFLHRAAILDYNGSWKFILERRDQGFARRILRATTNWDDPIKYNIFEDCKDFKQIDSYGYYRTVDNIAHVNPSYAINLMAQDLSNTPLNDDRQDPMGPNVVLNTLLKTAPTQLFLILFSCFEAEFKTAETEKKIWGNYKYMQVRFQDRDFQKGRASRYTLLAHSLRNSAQARDPEFLSFFETNKDSEIMSVLRLLIFALDSDHIYYSAQTFELCSYLLTLNEIYYDSTIAVESRTLFEKTFPFFNLEEQSKMIKLIKELKFSHEIMIIKLGSGKKKISTWWGLTKYCWIKRLPTEIIASDPELKQAELELARRFPDYKDRERSGHVIAGVVQTPIPPKAYKHMKKVQWLDSFKKYDGSKSDFDRPFLKGDIQEHAYALKKCVQEDPTDEMIDIISSALNDPDIQLKYAVYGLWGLSESEADKKQARELFKQILKLPMSEELQRVCRYIAENLSKNQNDDSSIIDFLLSCALDFSLDHADLDPLEEETSVDNLVTQGLNTASGSAASALVHIIDSNYFDQVFRTLKIVFEIAPAHCRAAALYQFAYLMNADPARAFEIFSGVVNNENSIHVLASSIWSMHYMANYNFEALIPAFERLVSADCLGQDDSQALFNILYFSDLYDKADANALLYRFMENNKYVYSFAIGTILHNYYAVPAAKQKSDQILDYVLQRLTEEDYDNHGINFNESINIKLSDISTFLTKYIQSPFFRVNDSLIEYLTSQCKDYPHQAIELFEIVLNTDKFKDDQEFIDVYTSSGTKFILCALSSIDGNDNESISARWNLTLAFDRVLMDDRFSRETERILDDANL; encoded by the coding sequence ATGATACAGATCGTCCATACATTTCCAGAGATAACGGAAGACCCTTTTAAACCAATAGCTTTTGCGAATCAATCATATCCTTACAACCAGATTTCGAGCGATAGACGCTTTGAAGAGCTTCTGTACAGCATTGCCAAAGCACAGTTGGGCAGGGGTCAATTTATTGAATTTGATGAGGTAAGCCTGATGTCAGGTGTATCTGAAAAAGGAAGAGATTGTTCACTTTTCTATAATGGAAATACTAATGGACTTATCCAGTGCAAGAAGTACGACAAAAATCTGGATAAAAACAATTTTGGCAAAGAGATAACAAAGTTTGTACTTTACAGTCTTCTAACAGAGGACATCCTTCAGGATCCAGATAACTTCACCTATTTTATTGCAGTATCAAAAGGTTTCACAGTAGATTGCAGCGATTTTATCGATGCATTTAGATCACTGATAGGCACAGAAGAAAGTCTCTCTAGCTGGGTGAACTACAATATCAACAAATATGAAAGTCTCAAACAGCTGCAACTCAAGATAGATGAAACCCTGCAGCAGGTACGTGATGTCCTGTCAAGAATTAATGTAAAAAAGATTAACACACCAGATCTGGATGCCTATCTCAGTGATCCTCGGAGCGCACACCTATGCACCTTATTCTTTGAAGTCAGAACGGTTACCGACAATTCTGTCATCATGGAGGTTAAAGAGCTGCTACTTGAAAAATTAGTAGATCAGTCCAAAGAAGATATAAAGATTGACCAACAGCTTGATACAGGATCACTCAGCTTAAAATCCGAAAGAAATGAATTTTCAGAAATTAATGATTCCCATATCGAACGTGAGGAAACCGATCAGCTTTTCAAATGGATAAAAAAAAATCCGGAAAGAGACAATGAAAACAGGGCGTTGAACCTGTGCCTGCTTGTCGCAAATGCAGGAATGGGTAAAACAGTTATCTTAAAGGATCTTTATGATAGGCTGAGAGCTAATGACATCCCTGTGCTCGGACTAAAAGCTGATAAACTGGCCGCCACAAGCATAAAAGAGCTCCAAGACAAAATAGGTCTCTCTATTCCCATATTCGAGTTTATTGAAAAATGCAAACAAAAGTATAAAACGACAGTTATCTTAATTGATCAGATCGATGCGCTCTCACAGTCCATGTCAACCGACAGATCCTATCTGCAAGTATTTAAGAGCGTAATCGAACAGTACCGCCACGATGAAAATATCAGGATCATAATTTCTATAAGGACTTTTGATCTCCATTATGATCCTGCCCTACAGGTTTACAGGAATATTGAAACCGTGACGGTTAACCCGTTGACTGAAGGACAAGTGCTTACCCAGCTGGCCAAATTGGACGTACACCGCAACATGCTAAATAGCAAATTGCTAGAACTTCTAAAAATTCCGAATCACCTGAATGTCTTCTCAAGAATTTATAAATCGAACCACGGCAGCCTTGGATTGAAGACACTTCATGACATGTATCTAGAGCTGTGGAGCCAAAAGATCACTAATCTCTCCCCTAAGGAACCGGCAGATAGAAAATTGACAAGGGAACTGCTCTATAAAATTGCCGATAAAATGTTCAGTATACAGCACATCACCGTCAGTGAACTGCAATTTGAAGACTATGTGCAAGAATTGAGTTACTTGAAAAGTGAAAGATTACTAAAAAAGGAGGAAAACCAGTTGCAGTTCTTCCATCAGTCTTTCTATGATTTTGTATTTGCAAAACAATTTGTTGAACGTGGGCTCGACCTCAGAGATTATATCAAAAATAACGGGCAAACTCTGCATTTGCGCTCAGCAGTGAAAATGATCCTGAACTATTTACGTGACTTTGATCAAACCATTTACCTTAAAACTCTAAAAGATATATTTTATGATAGCCAGATCCTTTTTCATATCAAACATATGATCCTGTCTTCAGTACTTTTTCATGAAACCCCTTTGGCACAGGAAACAGCAATTGTTAAAGAAGCTGTAAAGGAATCCTATCACCTTATGATTTTATTCTTTCAGCATGCACATTCCCAATACTGGTTCCATTTTGCAGACAGAAATAGCTTTTTAGAAATTCTTGACGGAAACTTTAATATCATACCCAAAAGCAGGTATCTCCAGCCAAAAGAGCAGACATTATTAAAAAACAAGGCATCAGATTTCCTGCATCGTGCTGCCATACTAGATTACAATGGAAGTTGGAAATTTATTTTGGAACGTCGAGACCAGGGTTTCGCTAGAAGGATACTCAGGGCAACAACAAATTGGGATGATCCCATTAAATACAACATTTTTGAAGACTGCAAAGACTTTAAGCAAATAGATTCATACGGATATTACCGTACAGTGGACAATATTGCTCATGTCAATCCCAGCTATGCCATAAATCTGATGGCCCAGGATCTATCTAATACCCCCCTGAATGATGACAGACAGGATCCGATGGGTCCAAATGTTGTACTGAACACCTTGTTAAAAACTGCACCTACCCAGCTTTTTCTTATCTTGTTTTCCTGTTTCGAAGCTGAATTTAAAACAGCCGAAACTGAGAAAAAAATCTGGGGAAACTATAAATACATGCAGGTTCGTTTTCAGGATAGAGATTTCCAGAAAGGCAGGGCATCCCGCTATACTCTACTGGCCCACAGTCTGCGAAATTCTGCCCAAGCTCGGGATCCTGAGTTTCTCTCTTTTTTTGAAACAAATAAAGACTCGGAAATAATGTCGGTTCTCAGACTGCTCATTTTTGCACTGGATTCAGATCATATCTATTATTCAGCCCAAACCTTTGAACTTTGCTCCTATCTCCTGACATTAAATGAAATTTATTACGATTCAACAATTGCAGTGGAAAGCAGAACACTGTTTGAAAAGACTTTTCCTTTTTTCAATTTAGAGGAGCAGTCAAAGATGATCAAACTGATTAAAGAACTGAAATTCAGCCACGAAATCATGATCATCAAACTGGGCAGTGGAAAGAAAAAAATATCAACATGGTGGGGTCTGACCAAATACTGTTGGATAAAAAGACTGCCTACAGAGATCATTGCTAGTGACCCTGAACTGAAACAAGCAGAACTTGAACTAGCGAGAAGATTTCCAGATTACAAAGACAGGGAAAGAAGCGGTCATGTCATAGCCGGTGTCGTACAGACACCCATACCTCCAAAAGCCTATAAACACATGAAGAAGGTCCAATGGCTTGACTCCTTTAAAAAGTATGATGGTTCAAAAAGCGATTTTGACCGTCCTTTTCTTAAAGGAGATATTCAGGAACATGCATACGCTTTAAAAAAATGCGTACAAGAAGACCCGACCGATGAAATGATAGATATAATTAGCTCCGCCCTTAATGATCCCGACATTCAACTCAAATACGCGGTATATGGACTTTGGGGCTTATCTGAAAGTGAGGCGGACAAAAAACAGGCACGTGAGCTATTTAAACAGATTCTGAAGCTCCCGATGAGCGAGGAGCTGCAGAGGGTCTGCCGCTACATCGCCGAGAATCTCTCAAAAAATCAAAATGATGATTCCTCCATAATCGATTTCCTACTGTCATGTGCACTTGATTTTTCGTTGGATCATGCTGATCTTGATCCTCTGGAAGAAGAGACCTCAGTGGACAACCTCGTCACTCAAGGTCTTAACACAGCAAGTGGATCTGCTGCATCTGCTCTTGTACATATTATTGACAGCAATTACTTCGATCAGGTTTTCAGGACCCTAAAAATAGTTTTTGAAATAGCTCCTGCTCACTGCAGGGCCGCAGCGCTTTATCAGTTTGCATACTTAATGAATGCTGACCCCGCAAGAGCTTTTGAGATATTCAGTGGTGTGGTCAACAATGAAAACAGCATTCATGTCCTCGCTTCCTCGATCTGGTCAATGCATTATATGGCTAATTATAATTTCGAGGCACTCATTCCGGCCTTTGAAAGGCTGGTTTCTGCAGACTGCCTTGGACAGGATGATAGCCAAGCACTGTTCAATATTTTATATTTTTCCGATCTATATGATAAGGCCGATGCGAATGCCTTACTTTACCGATTTATGGAAAATAATAAATATGTATACTCTTTTGCCATAGGTACTATTCTGCATAATTATTATGCCGTGCCTGCAGCCAAGCAAAAAAGCGATCAAATACTTGACTATGTGCTACAAAGGTTAACTGAAGAAGATTATGACAACCACGGAATAAATTTCAATGAATCAATCAATATCAAATTAAGCGATATAAGTACATTTTTGACAAAATATATCCAGTCGCCTTTCTTTAGGGTCAATGACTCATTAATAGAATATCTCACTTCACAGTGCAAAGATTATCCACATCAGGCCATAGAGCTTTTTGAGATAGTGCTAAACACTGACAAATTTAAAGATGATCAAGAATTTATTGATGTGTATACTTCTTCGGGCACAAAATTTATTCTATGTGCACTCAGTAGCATTGATGGCAATGATAATGAAAGCATTTCCGCACGTTGGAATTTAACCCTTGCTTTTGACAGAGTTCTGATGGATGATCGATTTTCAAGAGAAACGGAAAGAATTCTGGATGATGCTAATCTTTAA